One window of the Anopheles cruzii chromosome 2, idAnoCruzAS_RS32_06, whole genome shotgun sequence genome contains the following:
- the LOC128267054 gene encoding transmembrane 7 superfamily member 3-like translates to MKITELKFLLIICIPCFLLLSRVGCSNSTVEHHEVHIEQLDDVHIEHSNTQLATARESVELLVPKNLKMNDINDYHEIVLPAYSNTRIRLTHYAENTDKNVGYALVQLNAYEYNVTLSYNSTLVDGGHLTGQNLGLVLYGDGDLWAFNLDPTQPVWVSLVLMIYNASAPVPGGCNLEFPVETSPILNLTVTPDIIVIDTPPAAVARAFQDAKNACGKARLQYESYYSVMAKHDFSLKSYFNAIRSLISYANAKANGHQNTLSSPLQINRHEYGRQTGRGMVFVTVVIDPVHRGFSLYVPTYSYSCQPFIELPECYGHSIPWRILALMITCLAALEIVVGWLPVIVKSPILTGFLFVLLGILGLQHVPMLLPSATPLLMVAFIVGVAVGLLLAMFVPQVSRIVCACISGYLIMITQIGLINGNYYTIPNISFYILLGGCFIGILLSFTLNIVLITRSVIFGAICLFYGINAMFSGRLDYPLRHPFHRLYVPNYETVHYDPGVDEIDCAALAAFTIILIVCLFLRSRYQPNTVQSDFELSCGAAHMAEDDDLTHSSAVIAADDTTAYERFGHEQPIITRWVSGEDDVFESPASNSRFFRRLMRQSARR, encoded by the exons ATGAAGATAACGGAACTAAAGTTTTTGTTGATAATTTGTATTCCCTGTTTTTTACTATTAAGTCGTGTTGGTTGCAGCAATTCAACAGTTGAACACCATGAGGTTCACATCGAGCAACTTGATGATGTTCACATCGAACATAGTAATACACAATTGG CAACGGCTCGGGAATCCGTGGAGCTGCTTGTACCGAAGAATCTGAAGATGAATGATATCAACGATTATCACGAAATTGTGCTTCCCGCTTATTCGAACACTCGCATCCGGCTTACACATTATGCCGAAAACACGGACAAAAATGTTGGCTACGCATTGGTGCAGCTAAATGCCTACGAATATAACGTTACTCTCAGCTACAACAGCACCCTCGTCGACGGTGGCCATCTGACGGGACAGAATCTGGGTTTGGTGCTGTACGGCGATGGAGATCTGTGGGCTTTCAACCTTGATCCAACGCAACCGGTATGGGTTTCGCTTGTGCTGATGATCTACAATGCTTCCgcgccggtgcccggtggctgCAATTTGGAGTTTCCCGTCGAAACGTCTCCGATTTTAAACCTTACCGTTACGCCGGACATCATTGTCATTGATACGCCACCGGCTGCCGTAGCTCGCGCCTTCCAGGACGCGAAGAATGCGTGCGGCAAAGCGCGACTTCAGTACGAATCGTACTACAGTGTAATGGCCAAACATGATTTCTCGCTGAAGTCCTACTTCAACGCAATACGATCGTTAATTAGCTATGCGAACGCCAAAGCTAACGGGCATCAGAACACACTGAGCAGCCCGCTGCAAATAAATCGCCACGAGTACGGCCGACAAACCGGGCGGGGCATGGTGTTCGTCACGGTCGTCATCGATCCGGTCCATCGCGGATTTTCACTCTACGTACCAACATACTCTTACTCCTGCCAGCCGTTCATCGAGCTTCCCGAATGCTACGGCCACAGCATTCCGTGGCGCATACTGGCCCTAATGATCACCTGCTTAGCCGCGCTGGAGATTGTCGTCGGGTGGCTGCCGGTCATTGTGAAGAGCCCCATCCTCACGGGATTTCTGTTCGTGTTGCTGGGGATATTGGGCCTCCAACACGTGCCAATGCTTTTGCCATCAGCGACGCCCTTGTTAATGGTTGCGTTTATCGTGGGAGTAGCGGTTGGTTTGCTGCTGGCAATGTTTGTACCACAAGTCTCACGTATAGTGTGTGCCTGCATCTCTGGGTATCTCATCATGATCACGCAGATTGGTCTCATAA ACGGCAACTACTACACCATTCCGAACATCTCATTCTACATACTGCTCGGAGGCTGCTTTATCGGTATCTTGCTCAGCTTCACACTAAACATTGTGCTCATTACCCGATCGGTAATCTTCGGTGCAATTTGCCTCTTCTACGGTATCAATGCGATGTTTAGCGGCCGACTCGACTATCCGTTACGGCACCCGTTTCACCGACTGTATGTGCCAAATTACGAAACGGTTCACTACGATCCAGGGGTAGATGAGATTGATTGCGCGGCGTTGGCCGCGTTCACGATCATTTTGATCGTTTGTCTGTTTCTGCGATCGCGCTACCAACCGAATACGGTTCAGAGCGACTTTGAGTTATCGTGTGGCGCGGCACACATGGCGGAGGACGACGATCTGACACATTCGAGCGCGGTCATCGCGGCGGATGATACGACCGCATATGAGCGGTTTGGCCATGAACAACCGATCATTACACGCTGGGTCAGTGGCGAAGATGATGTGTTTGAATCTCCCGCAAGTAACTCCCGCTTCTTCCGGCGTCTTATGCGGCAGTCGGCCAGAAGATAA
- the LOC128269216 gene encoding 40S ribosomal protein S9 has translation MVNHRIPSVFSKTYVTPRRPFEKPRLDAELKIIGQYGLRNKREVWRVKYTLAKIRKAARELLTLEEKDEKRLFQGNALLRRLVRIGVLDESRMKLDYVLGLKIEDFLERRLQTQVFKLGLAKSYHHARVLIRQRHIRVRKQVVNIPSFIVRLDSQKHIDFSLKSPFGAGRPGRVKRKNMKKGQGGGGGGAEEEEED, from the exons ATGGTTAATCACCGTATTCCTTCGGTCTTCTCCAAGACCTACGTTACTCCGCGCCGTCCGTTCGAGAAGCCGCGCCTCGATGcggaattgaaaattattggCCAGTATGGTCTGCGTAACAAGCGTGAGGTGTGGCGTGTGAAGTACACGCTGGCCAAGATCCGTAAGGCCGCTCGTGAGCTTCTCACGCTGGAAGAGAAGGACGAGAAGCGTCTGTTCCAAG GTAACGCTCTGCTGCGCCGTTTGGTCCGAATCGGTGTGCTGGATGAGTCGCGCATGAAGCTCGATTACGTTCTCGGTCTGAAGATCGAGGATTTCCTTGAGCGTCGTCTGCAGACCCAGGTTTTCAAGCTGGGCCTGGCCAAATCGTACCATCATGCACGTGTGCTGATCCGCCAGAGACACATCCG AGTCCGCAAGCAGGTTGTGAACATTCCCTCGTTCATCGTTCGCCTGGATTCGCAGAAGCACATCGACTTCTCGCTGAAGTCTCCGTTCGGAGCTGGCCGTCCGGGACGCGTCAAGAGGAAGAACATGAAGAAGGGAcagggtggtggcggcggaggtgctgaagaagaggaagaagattAA
- the LOC128277534 gene encoding cleavage and polyadenylation specificity factor subunit 6-like, whose protein sequence is MADGVEIDLYADDLDQDYSQNNDDYGGESGDLYDDVIAPSGDRSSVGGGNRPSIERVEGVDTNGSYHHHPGAWSLSHIPRRHQLYVGNLPWWTTDQDIADSVADVGVNDFHEVKFFENRANGQSKGFCVISLGSEISMRLVMERLPKKELHGQNPVVTLPTKQALNQFESQQKTRPTPPAPGQSNGPRPPGPGMPMGGGGGGAPPSGPGGPMGGPGGPPGGPGGPGGPGGHGGPQPRMMNPNMPPGMRPPHPHMGGPMHMQGHHGPGGPPRPQGPPMHQGNGPPQQPPRFQNQNQWNGPPRMNGPRPGGPGGPGPMHRPQMFQGPPNGIPRGLRPDWNRAPMHGGYPPGGHPGGPGQGGPHMQGGPHGPRGPHPGSMGGPPGPQGPAPHVNPAFFNQGGGPPNHPNGGPGPVGPPHGGPQGPQGPQSGGPPAHFNPQGSGGPPRGNPWPVQQGGKPPGPPGPGFPEHPITPQLSEAEFEEIMTRNRTVSSSAIARAVSDAAAGEYSSATETLATAISLIKQSKVAHDERCKILIVSLQDTLHGIETKSYTRRERSRSRERSHRRQRRERSTSRYRERSRDRERDRDRDRDRDREREGSRRSRPRKTPEPATDSATDSSSKRYYNDDRYRSSDRERERDRDRERREEHRSRH, encoded by the exons ATGGCCGATGGCGTTGAAATCGATCTGTATGCCGACGACCTGGATCAGGATTACTCACAAAACAAC GATGATTACGGTGGCGAAAGTGGTGACCTGTACGATGATGTGATTGCTCCGTCCGGCGACCGCAGCAGTGTCGGTGGTGGCAATAGGCCATCGATCGAGCGGGTCGAGGGCGTTGATACGAACGGCTCGTATCACCACCATCCCGGGGCCTGGTCGCTCAGCCACATCCCGCGCCGTCACCAGCTGTACGTCGGCAATTTGCCCTGGTGGACCACCGATCAGGACATCGCCGACTCGGTGGCGGACGTCGGGGTGAACGATTTTCATGAGGTGAAGTTTTTCGAAAATCGCGCCAATGGCCAGTCGAAGGGTTTCTGCGTGATTTCGCTCGGGTCCGAGATCAGCATGCGGCTAGTGATGGAGCGGCTGCCGAAGAAGGAGCTGCACGGTCAAAATCCGGTCGTCACTCTGCCAACCAAGCAGGCGTTGAATCAGTTCGAAAGTCAGCAAAAAACACGACCTACGCCGCCGGCTCCGGGGCAATCGAATGGACCCCGGCCACCAGGTCCCGGAATGCCGAtgggtgggggtggtggtggggcacCCCCATCAGGGCCCGGTGGTCCGATGGGTGGTCCAGGAGGGCCACCgggtggtcccggtggcccgggtggccccggtggaCATGGAGGTCCGCAGCCACGCATGATGAATCCCAACATGCCGCCCGGAATGCGTCCACCACACCCGCATATGGGCGGACCAATGCACATGCAGGGTCACCATGGACCAGGAGGCCCCCCAAGACCACAG GGACCACCGATGCATCAGGGAAATGGCCCACCACAGCAACCTCCTAGGTTCCAGAATCAAAACCAGTGGAACGGACCGCCCCGCATGAACGGCCCAAGACCGGGCGGTCCGGGAGGTCCAGGTCCCATGCACAGACCACAGATG TTCCAAGGACCTCCGAATGGGATACCACGTGGACTGCGCCCCGATTGGAATAGGGCACCCATGCACGGTGGATacccgcccggtggccatccTGGGGGCCCGGGACAGGGCGGACCCCACATGCAGGGTGGTCCGCACGGACCGCGTGGTCCCCACCCCGGCTCGATGGGTGGGCCTCCCGGTCCACAGGGGCCGGCTCCGCACGTAAATCCGGCATTCTTCAACCAGGGCGGTGGTCCGCCTAACCATCCTAACGGTGGTCCCGGACCTGTGGGGCCTCCCCATGGTGGTCCGCAGGGGCCACAAGGGCCACAAAGCGGAGGACCGCCGGCCCATTTTAACCCACAAGGCAGTGGGGGACCGCCGCGCGGTAATCCGTGGCCCGTGCAACAAGGAGGCAAACCACCCGGACCGCCTGGACCCGGCTTTCCCGAGCATCCCATCACACCGCAGCTGAGTGAGGCTGAGTTTGAAGAGATTATGACCCGCAACCGGACCGTCAGCAGTTCCGCGATCGCTAG AGCCGTCTCCGACGCGGCCGCCGGCGAGTATTCCAGTGCGACGGAGACACTCGCCACCGCAATCTCGCTGATCAAACAGTCCAAGGTGGCGCACGATGAGCGGTGCAAAATATTGATCGTTTCGCTGCAGGACACTCTGCACGGCATCGAAACGAAGAGCTACACGCGCCGGGAGCGTTCACGGTCGCGCGAACGTTCGCACCGTCGCCAACGGCGCGAACGCTCCACCTCCCGTTACCGTGAGCGTTCACGCGATCGTGagcgtgatcgcgatcgtgaccgtgaccgtgaccgCGAACGAGAAGG CTCGCGCCGATCTCGCCCAAGAAAAACGCCCGAACCGGCAACCGATAGTGCGACGGACAGCTCCTCCAAGCGCTATTACAATGACGATCGGTACCGATCGTCGGACCGTGAACGGGAGCGCGATCGTGACCGTGAGCGACGCGAGGAACACCGTTCCAGACATTGA